Below is a window of Myxococcus guangdongensis DNA.
TTCCTTTAAGACGAGAGGTAGGAGTCGCGAATGGCAACGGTGGCCGAGGGAACATACGAGATCATCAACGAGCTGGGGCTGCACGCCCGGGCCGCGGCGCAGATGGTCAAGGTGGCCAACCGCTTCAAGAGCGACGTGCTCATCGAGGCGCAGGGACAGCGGGCCAACGCCAAGTCCATCATGGGGGTGCTGATGCTGGCGGCCGCCCAGGGGGTGCAGGTGAAGCTGACCTGTAAGGGAGACGACGCCGACGCGTGTCTCCAGGAGTTGGCAAAGCTCATCGCCGACCGTTTTGGCGAGTCCAAGTGACGGGTGACCATGCAAATGCGGTAGGACGGGGAGGGAACAAAGACACGTGAGCAGCCAGGCCACTCCCACACTGAGGTTGATGGGCATCGGCGCCTCACCCGGCGTGGCGGTCGGCCACGCCTTCATCCTGGACAGGAAACGCATCCGCACGCCCAAGCTGCGGCTGGCGGAGGCGGAGGTCGAGCCCGAGCGGATGCGGATGAAGACGGCGGTGGACCTGTCGGACCGCCAGCTCGCCGAGCTCAAGGAACAAATCACCCGCACCGAGGGCAGCGACCACGCGCTCATCCTCGAGGCGCACCGGCTGATGCTCCACGACCCGATGCTGGTGGACGCCGTCAACCAGCTCATCGTCGAGGACCGCATCAACGCCGAGTGGGCCGTCCGGCGGGTGGCCCGCAAAATCAAGCACCTGTTCGACAACATCCCGGACGAGTACTTCCGCGAGCGTCGCTCGGACGTGGACTACGTGGCGGACCGCATCATCCGCAACCTGATGGGCCAGGTGGTGGACGAGGAGGTGGAGGTCCCCGCGGAGGCCATCGTCGTCGCGCATGACCTGCCGCCCGCGGACGCATCGCTGATGGCGCGCAGTGGCCGCGTGGCGGGCTTCGTGACGGACCTGGGTGGACAGACCAGCCACACCGCCATCGTCGCCCGCGCGCGTGAGACGCCCGCGGTGGTGGGCGCCGGCCGCGCCAGCGAGCAGATTTCGCCCGGGGACCTGGTGGCCATGGATGGCACCCGGGGCATCATCCTGGTGAACCCCACGGAGGAGCAGCTCCAGAGCTTCCGCGAGGAGCAGCGCCGCCACCAGGAGGCCGAGCAGCTGGCGCTGGCCACCAAGGACTTGGAGGCGGTGAGCACCGACGGCTTCCGCATCCGGCTCAACGGCAACATGGAGTTCCTGGAGGAGATTCCGTCCCTCCTGGCGCACGGCGCGGAGGGCATCGGCCTGTACCGCACGGAGTTCATGTTCCTGGACCGCAAGACGGCGCCCACGGAGGAGGAGCACTACCGCGCGTACCGGCAGGTGCTGGAGGCCATGGGCGGCAAGCCCGTCACCATCCGCACGCTGGACTTGGGCGGCGACAAGGTGCCGGGCAAGACGAAGCACGAGAAGGAGCCCAACCCGGCGATGGGCCTGCGGGCCATCCGCTACTGCCTGTCCAACCGGGAGCTGTTCCGCGTCCAGCTGCGCGCGCTCTTGCGCGCCAGCGTGCACGGCAACCTGCGGCTGATGTTCCCCCTCATCTGCGGGGTGAGCGAGCTGCGCGAGGCGCGGAGCGAGCTGGAGGCGTGCCGCACCGAGCTGGGCCGCGCGGGGGTGCCCGTGGGCAAGCGCTTCCCGGTGGGCATCATGGTGGAGACGCCCAGCGCGGCGGTGATTGCCGACCGGCTGGCGCAGGAGGCGGACTTCTTCTCGGTGGGGACCAACGACCTCATCCAGTACTCGCTGGCCATCGACCGCCAGAACCGCGAGGTGGCCTACCTCTACCGTCCGCTGCACCTGTCGGTGCTGCGCATGCTGGAGACCATCGTCCACGCGGCCAAGGCGGCCAACATCCCCGTGTCCATGTGCGGGGAGATGGCGGGAGATCCGCTCTACACGCTGGTGCTGCTGGCGCTCGGCTTCGACGAGCTGTCCATGACGTCCGGGCAGATTCCGGCCGTCAAACGCTTCCTGCGCCGGGTGAGCCGCAAGGACGCGACGGAGCTGTTGCGCGAGGCGATGGAGCTGACCACCGCCGAGGAAATCGAGCGCTTCGTGCGCACGGAGATGGACCGGCGCTTCGTCGACGCGCCGGAGCCGGCGCCCGCCGCCCATGAGGCTCCGGGCGACTCGCCGTCCGGACGCACCACGGGCTGAAGTCCGCCTCGCACCTCGGGCGCTCCGGGGCGCGAGGCGAGGGCCCGGCTGCCCGCCCGCCGAGCGGAGGTCCCATGCCGCAGGAGGGCGGCCATGCCCAACTTCCCCTTCGGCACCGGACTTCGGGAGGCGGGCGTGTTCAATCCAGCGGACATCCAGAAGGGCATGACGGCCAGGGACAGGGACGGGGAGAACCTGGGCTTCATCACCGCCGTGGACGCGGCGGGGTTCCTCATCGAGAAAGGCAGCTACTTCCCACGCGACTACCGCGTGTCCTTCTCGGACGTGACGGACATCGACCGGGACGACGTGTACCTGCGCGAGGACCTGGCCAGCCTGCCCGGCGTCAGGCCGGACGTGCTGGCGGCGCGCGGCGAGGTGGCCCGGCGACTGCCGCTGCAGCACGACGCGACGGGGGCGTTGGGCGCGGCCCCGGCGGACTGGGACAGGTAGGGCGCGGCGCGTTCACTCCGGGCTCTCGTCGTCCGAGGGCTCCGGGACGCGGCCCTCCACCTTCAGGCCCTTGCGGGCGCGGTACCTCCGGATGGCCTTCTCCAGGGGGCGCAGGCCCGCGAGCGCCACCAGGGCGATGACCACCGTGGTGACGGCCGCCCAGTGGAAGCCCATGCCCACCGCGAGCCCCACGGACGCGGTGAGCCACAGGTTGGCCGCCGTCGTCAGCCCCTTCACCTGCCCGTTGTCCCGGATGATGGCGCCCGCGCCCAGGAAGCCGATGCCCACCACCACCTGGCTGGCGACGCGGCTGATGTCCGTCTGCGAGCCCTTCGGTGAGTCCTGTCCCAGCGACGTCTCCACGAAGATGCCCGCGAGCGTGAAGAGGCACGCACCCAGCGACACGATGATGTGGGTGCGCAGCCCCGCGGCCTGGCCGTTGAGCTCGCGCTCCAGGCCGAGCACGGCGCCCAGGAGCGCCGCGACGCCGAGCCTCATGACGATGAGCTTCTCCTCCACCACGATGGGAGGAGCCTACTCACCCAGCTCGATTTTCTCGTCCTTGTCCGCTTCCGTCAGTTCGGGATTGGGCAGCGTGTCCAGCGTGGCGGCGAGCAGCTTGGTGGTGGGCACGACGTACGGCGCCACCTCCTCGCCCAGCTCCTGGCTGAACTTCTGCACGCGCGCCGCGTAGTCCTCGTCGCGCGACCCCCAGCTCCCCGCGGCCTCCGCCGCCCAGACCTCTTCACCGTCGCGGCAGCGCAACAGCTGCGCCTTCACCTGGGCCTCGGCGCCGTCGCCCTTGAGCTGGATGGTCGGGTCCAGCCAGAGCACGCCCTCCACGCCCTCGGTGCACAGCTCCTTGAAGGCGGCGTCCGTGGGGCGGCCGGGCAGCGCGACGTTGTCCTTCACGATGAAGTCGCGGTTCTGGTTCACCCACTGGCGGGCGATGAGGCTCCACAGCTCCCCCACCGCGGGCTTCTCGTCCGGCAGGGGCTGCGCCACCACCACCAGCCGCTTGGTCTCCTTGCGGTCCACCTGCGCGTAGTCCGGACGCACGCGGTGGCTCTTCACCGCGGAGCAGCCCGCGAGCAATCCCAGCCCGAGCACGGGCGCCCATCGCATCAGCCTCATGATGTCTCCCTCTCCCAGCCCCCTTGTCCCGCGAAGGAGAAGGGGGCCTCGTTACCGCGCGTTGTGTGACGTGGGATGCCCGGCGGGCGCGCCCGCTCAGG
It encodes the following:
- a CDS encoding HPr family phosphocarrier protein; the protein is MATVAEGTYEIINELGLHARAAAQMVKVANRFKSDVLIEAQGQRANAKSIMGVLMLAAAQGVQVKLTCKGDDADACLQELAKLIADRFGESK
- the ptsP gene encoding phosphoenolpyruvate--protein phosphotransferase, which translates into the protein MSSQATPTLRLMGIGASPGVAVGHAFILDRKRIRTPKLRLAEAEVEPERMRMKTAVDLSDRQLAELKEQITRTEGSDHALILEAHRLMLHDPMLVDAVNQLIVEDRINAEWAVRRVARKIKHLFDNIPDEYFRERRSDVDYVADRIIRNLMGQVVDEEVEVPAEAIVVAHDLPPADASLMARSGRVAGFVTDLGGQTSHTAIVARARETPAVVGAGRASEQISPGDLVAMDGTRGIILVNPTEEQLQSFREEQRRHQEAEQLALATKDLEAVSTDGFRIRLNGNMEFLEEIPSLLAHGAEGIGLYRTEFMFLDRKTAPTEEEHYRAYRQVLEAMGGKPVTIRTLDLGGDKVPGKTKHEKEPNPAMGLRAIRYCLSNRELFRVQLRALLRASVHGNLRLMFPLICGVSELREARSELEACRTELGRAGVPVGKRFPVGIMVETPSAAVIADRLAQEADFFSVGTNDLIQYSLAIDRQNREVAYLYRPLHLSVLRMLETIVHAAKAANIPVSMCGEMAGDPLYTLVLLALGFDELSMTSGQIPAVKRFLRRVSRKDATELLREAMELTTAEEIERFVRTEMDRRFVDAPEPAPAAHEAPGDSPSGRTTG
- a CDS encoding MgtC/SapB family protein, producing the protein MRLGVAALLGAVLGLERELNGQAAGLRTHIIVSLGACLFTLAGIFVETSLGQDSPKGSQTDISRVASQVVVGIGFLGAGAIIRDNGQVKGLTTAANLWLTASVGLAVGMGFHWAAVTTVVIALVALAGLRPLEKAIRRYRARKGLKVEGRVPEPSDDESPE
- a CDS encoding MXAN_6521/LA_1396 family lipoprotein; translated protein: MRLMRWAPVLGLGLLAGCSAVKSHRVRPDYAQVDRKETKRLVVVAQPLPDEKPAVGELWSLIARQWVNQNRDFIVKDNVALPGRPTDAAFKELCTEGVEGVLWLDPTIQLKGDGAEAQVKAQLLRCRDGEEVWAAEAAGSWGSRDEDYAARVQKFSQELGEEVAPYVVPTTKLLAATLDTLPNPELTEADKDEKIELGE